The following is a genomic window from Hallerella porci.
ACATATAAAACGCATTAAATATTTGCTTGATTCTTGATGAATTTTAATCTTTGGTTTTTGTGCGCGCAATTCTTCTAAAAAAGATGCCATACTTAAAACGCAGCGAATGGATGTGCTCGAATAGGCTTCGATTTGTGCGCTATCTTTGAAAATTTCGGGGAAATTTTTAATCATGCGTTTTGCAATTTCTTGGTGCTGCTTGACTCCAAGTTGCGTTAAATCGCCCGCACGATTCGCTGCATATTCATAAAATGATTTGATGCGTTTGAATAAAGATTTTCCTAATTCGCTCAGTTGATTTAAAGAATCGGCTTTCGCCAATGTCTTGTATAAATAAATGTAATCGTCTGCGCTATAATGAAATCGGCTGCCGTGACGACCGTAATGGCTTATATAAAAAGGCTTGTAGCCTTTGGGTGCTTTTGTGTATTTTACATTTGGAGTGGGGTAGGCATAGTAAGTGCTTCCCAGTTTATGCAGTTCATCTAAATTTTCTAAATGATTTTCTGCAAAACTCAAAGTGCATAAAGCACACAAAAATAAGGCTACAAGTTTCATCATTTTAGCGTTTGCGTTTTAGCATTTGGCGGAAATACGAATGGAAGCTTTTTCTTTCCTCTGCCGCTTTCTTATAAAGTATGGAGTTTTCTTGCATGGAAGCTGCAATCGTTTTCGCAAGCATTTCTTGTAAGCAAGGAGTTGCTTCGTCGTAATTCATTGTCATCTTGAAGACATCATCGTAATCGCCATAAAGGTCTTCCTGTTCCTTGCAAGTTTCCTTGGTTAGCGATTTTTCTGTTACAGTTAAATTGCAGGTCTTATTTTCATTAGTTACATTGATTGAAGAAGAGGTTTCTTCAGTTGAGATAAGTGTGATATTCATAGAAACAGAAACGGTATCCGCCAACAAGTTTAATTTAAATGAATTCGCCGAAGTCACAGAGGCATTTTCCGAATCAAATCCATATCGATTGGTGTATTGATTTGGAACTTGACCTTTTAGCATGGCGCTTTCTAAATAACCGATGGTCATATCGATTAGAAAAGGGTTTTTGATTAAACTTGAAAAATCCTCAAACGGAGTTCCATATTGGTATAAAGTATCTTGAGTATAAATGAATTTTACATCAGCAATTAAACTAATACTCCGTTGTTCTCCTTCTTCATATTGGAATGGTTCCATTTTCCATTACCCAAAAATAGTGGCATTATTTCCAGTCATTACAGAATAGGAGTAATCATGATAATCTTCTAAATCACCGCCTTCAAAGGAGGTACATAATGTGTCTTTGTAAATCAAGTAGAAATATTTTGGGAAAATGTAGTCTTTATAGTCTTCGCCTCTGGCGGTCAAGGTATCATCGTACCAGATCATCGTCCCGTCATCTTCATCGCGGTAGCAGAACGGTTCAAAAGTTTGGTAATAGGGGTAGCCGTCTTCTTCGCCCCAAGCGACGATGGGAATTTTTAATTCCAATGAATTATCGCCGGCTTTTCGACCGCCATTGTCATCGGAAGCAGAAGATGAATTATCGCAGGCGATTAAACCGAAAGCGATGAATGCGATGAGTAAAAGTTGTTTTTTCATTTTTTCTCCTATGGGTTTTATTTTTCACATTTTTTAAAGAAGCAGCTGCGCGCTCCTGTGTGGCAAGCGACTTGCGGACCGTGCATGCGCACTTTAAAAAGGAGAGCGTCCGAATCGCAATCTGCTGCCCATTCGACAACGGTCATCACGTTTCCGCTCGTGTCGCCTTTGTGCCAATATTCTTTGCGGCTCCGGCTCCAGAAAACCATTTCGCCACATTCGACGGTGCGGCGAAGCGCTTCTTGATTCATCCAAGCAAGCATTAAAACATCGTGCTTGTCGGCGTCTTG
Proteins encoded in this region:
- the hisI gene encoding phosphoribosyl-AMP cyclohydrolase — its product is MNFEEILSEVKFEVKFGDEMLAPAIVQDADKHDVLMLAWMNQEALRRTVECGEMVFWSRSRKEYWHKGDTSGNVMTVVEWAADCDSDALLFKVRMHGPQVACHTGARSCFFKKCEK